One Pseudodesulfovibrio cashew DNA window includes the following coding sequences:
- a CDS encoding GlcG/HbpS family heme-binding protein, with amino-acid sequence MKKLMLTTTLALSLMLLCCAPALAADPVKTLSGDITLAQAQKILAAALKKAEAIKVPMNIAIVDAGGNLKAFYRQEDAFIGSIDISIKKAVTARYFNMSTRTLGSVSQVGQPLYGIEASNDGLILFAGGVLLVDANNVIIGAIGVSGGSVDEDESVAMAGAAAIK; translated from the coding sequence ATGAAAAAACTGATGCTGACCACCACTCTGGCCCTTTCCTTGATGCTCCTGTGCTGTGCGCCCGCCCTGGCCGCCGATCCCGTCAAGACCTTGTCCGGCGACATCACGCTTGCGCAGGCGCAGAAGATCCTGGCTGCCGCGCTCAAGAAGGCCGAGGCCATCAAGGTGCCCATGAATATCGCCATCGTCGATGCCGGCGGCAACCTCAAGGCCTTCTACCGCCAGGAAGACGCCTTTATCGGAAGCATTGATATTTCCATCAAGAAGGCCGTGACCGCCCGCTACTTCAACATGTCGACCCGCACCCTTGGTTCCGTTTCCCAGGTCGGCCAGCCCCTCTACGGCATCGAAGCCAGCAACGACGGCCTGATCCTTTTTGCCGGCGGCGTTCTTCTGGTTGATGCCAACAACGTCATCATCGGCGCCATCGGCGTGAGCGGCGGCAGCGTGGACGAGGACGAGAGCGTTGCCATGGCCGGAGCCGCTGCCATCAAGTAG